In a genomic window of Corynebacterium coyleae:
- a CDS encoding S1 family peptidase: MRRLPSARTIVAAAVSALALVVTPALSADAAPAMAQNAAPVDTADPNYIWRTDIISKALAGKPGADRVLHRVPGSFHDAPRVPAEADQARARGNALYGPGTPLYVGNTPGSEFMCTTTVAGYNDRGQKVALTAGHCGNVGDKVKSADAPQLGTTGTITQVDKQKDFAVITLDKNTEVTRSYDGITANHVGGAPVRPGGTVCKKGVASGYTCAPTFTDWDTHNVNHVCAMQGDSGAPLMVGDRVIAMVNGGTWRAPFDIACHSPLQGPIHAPTASARLDSVLPSVNGGFRLP; this comes from the coding sequence ATGCGCCGCCTCCCATCGGCCCGCACCATTGTCGCTGCCGCCGTCTCCGCCCTCGCTCTCGTCGTCACGCCTGCTCTTAGCGCAGACGCCGCACCCGCGATGGCACAAAACGCAGCGCCCGTCGACACCGCCGACCCCAACTACATCTGGCGCACCGACATCATCTCCAAAGCCCTCGCCGGCAAACCCGGCGCCGACCGCGTCCTCCACCGCGTCCCCGGATCCTTCCACGACGCCCCCCGCGTCCCCGCCGAAGCCGACCAAGCCCGCGCACGCGGCAACGCCCTCTACGGACCCGGCACCCCGCTCTACGTCGGCAACACCCCCGGCTCCGAATTCATGTGCACCACCACCGTCGCCGGCTACAACGATCGCGGCCAAAAAGTCGCCCTCACCGCCGGCCACTGCGGCAACGTTGGCGACAAGGTCAAATCCGCCGACGCACCCCAACTCGGCACCACCGGCACAATCACCCAGGTAGACAAACAAAAAGACTTCGCCGTGATCACCCTGGACAAAAACACCGAAGTCACCCGCTCCTACGACGGCATCACCGCCAACCACGTCGGCGGCGCCCCCGTCCGCCCCGGCGGCACCGTGTGCAAGAAAGGCGTCGCCTCCGGCTACACCTGCGCACCCACTTTCACCGACTGGGACACCCACAACGTCAACCACGTCTGTGCCATGCAAGGCGACTCCGGCGCCCCACTCATGGTCGGCGACCGCGTCATCGCCATGGTCAACGGCGGCACCTGGCGCGCGCCATTCGACATCGCGTGCCACAGCCCGCTGCAAGGCCCGATCCACGCGCCGACCGCCTCCGCGCGCCTGGACTCGGTCCTGCCGTCCGTGAATGGTGGGTTCCGCCTCCCGTAG
- a CDS encoding cytochrome c biogenesis protein CcdA, translating to MLSVVLVGFIGGVITALSPCILPVLPVVLGVSVGRKPSHVVAGLTISFAVIALLGSLLLNALHLPPSVLRWTGIVLLCLVGLGMIFPKVGDVVQKPFDAIPRPYQLQQNAREKGGFVIGLALGAVYVPCAGPVLAAVTVAGSTGEIGWNTVLLTVAFALGSALPLFVFTLAGNKVGEKVDVVQRHRRAIGVVVLVFTLALALDAPAAIQRALPNWTSGLSQRFENSDFATNALGTGELNACRRSDPTALHDCGPAPEFAGLENWINTDRPPSPQDGGVMLVDFWAYACINCQRAGEHITKLYDAYRDAGLTVVGIHSPEYGFEHDLGNVRAAVEKEGIHYPVAQDNSFATWKNFNNRYWPARYLIDQNGNVRQIVEGEGSYAETEQLIRELLREKNPGVVLPEVIEKQSNESGTKDRNPETYLGTARAKYTLQPGYSDGPHDFSEQPAPERYMYALSGKWTLGPESVETDGGYMDINVYASWVQLVVSGKGKVDVEYPDGSTRTFDVADGTLDLVKGDTPLDGVLRIRPSAGVKLYSLTFG from the coding sequence ATGCTCAGTGTTGTTCTTGTGGGGTTCATTGGAGGGGTGATCACGGCGCTGTCGCCGTGTATTTTGCCGGTGCTGCCGGTGGTGCTCGGTGTCAGTGTTGGCCGTAAGCCGTCGCATGTAGTTGCTGGTTTGACCATTAGTTTTGCGGTGATTGCGCTGTTGGGTTCGCTGTTGCTGAACGCGCTGCATTTGCCGCCGTCGGTGTTGCGGTGGACGGGGATTGTTCTGTTGTGTCTCGTTGGTTTGGGCATGATTTTCCCGAAGGTGGGAGACGTTGTGCAGAAGCCTTTCGACGCGATCCCGCGCCCCTACCAACTTCAACAGAATGCGCGGGAGAAGGGTGGTTTTGTTATCGGGTTGGCGCTCGGCGCGGTGTACGTTCCGTGTGCTGGTCCGGTGCTTGCTGCGGTGACGGTTGCGGGGAGTACGGGTGAGATTGGGTGGAATACGGTGCTGCTCACTGTGGCTTTCGCGTTGGGATCCGCGCTGCCGTTGTTTGTCTTCACACTCGCGGGCAACAAAGTCGGTGAGAAGGTTGATGTGGTCCAGCGTCATCGGCGCGCGATTGGTGTGGTCGTGCTCGTGTTCACGCTCGCGCTTGCGCTCGATGCGCCGGCGGCGATTCAGCGAGCGTTGCCGAATTGGACGTCGGGTTTGTCGCAGCGTTTTGAGAACTCCGACTTTGCTACGAATGCGCTGGGCACAGGCGAGCTCAATGCTTGTCGACGATCCGACCCCACCGCCCTCCACGACTGCGGTCCGGCCCCCGAATTTGCAGGGCTGGAGAACTGGATCAACACTGACCGGCCGCCGAGCCCGCAGGACGGCGGGGTAATGCTCGTCGACTTTTGGGCCTACGCCTGCATTAACTGTCAGCGGGCGGGCGAGCACATCACCAAGCTTTACGACGCCTACCGCGATGCCGGCCTCACCGTCGTCGGGATCCACTCCCCCGAGTACGGCTTCGAACATGACCTAGGCAACGTGAGGGCCGCCGTAGAAAAGGAAGGCATCCACTACCCCGTGGCTCAGGACAATTCGTTTGCCACCTGGAAGAACTTCAACAACCGCTATTGGCCGGCGCGATACCTCATTGATCAAAACGGCAACGTCCGCCAGATCGTGGAAGGCGAAGGCTCATACGCTGAGACCGAGCAGCTCATTCGGGAATTGCTGCGAGAAAAGAATCCAGGAGTGGTGCTGCCGGAGGTCATCGAAAAGCAGAGTAATGAGTCTGGCACCAAGGACCGTAACCCAGAGACCTACCTGGGTACGGCTCGCGCGAAGTACACGTTGCAGCCGGGTTACTCCGACGGCCCGCACGACTTCAGCGAGCAGCCCGCACCGGAGCGCTACATGTACGCGCTGTCCGGGAAGTGGACGCTGGGGCCAGAATCCGTCGAAACGGATGGTGGGTACATGGACATCAACGTCTATGCCTCTTGGGTGCAGCTGGTGGTGTCGGGCAAGGGCAAAGTCGATGTGGAGTACCCGGACGGCTCCACTCGGACCTTTGATGTCGCCGATGGCACCTTGGACCTCGTGAAAGGCGACACACCCCTGGACGGGGTGTTGCGCATCCGTCCTTCGGCGGGCGTGAAGCTGTATTCGCTGACCTTTGGGTAG
- a CDS encoding sigma-70 family RNA polymerase sigma factor has protein sequence MDLDSLLDGVRAGDKAAFADLYDALASQVLGLATHILRDRAQAEEITQEVFVEVWQKAHTFDPARGSVKSWVLRLTKSRSIDRLRSWRSAQARDTEDFHKQLTTWVVPAEDEAQHRLESQELQELIDSIGEPHRSALMLAYFGEYTHQEIADATGVALGTAKTRVRDGLQKLRKAVTLKGGL, from the coding sequence GTGGATCTGGACAGTCTGTTAGACGGCGTGCGCGCGGGTGACAAGGCCGCTTTCGCCGATCTTTACGATGCCCTAGCGTCCCAGGTTCTTGGTCTCGCCACACACATTTTGCGCGACCGAGCCCAGGCGGAAGAGATCACCCAAGAGGTGTTCGTGGAGGTATGGCAGAAAGCCCACACATTCGACCCAGCCCGGGGAAGTGTGAAGTCGTGGGTGCTTCGTCTTACCAAATCGCGTTCTATCGACCGGCTGCGGAGTTGGCGTAGTGCGCAGGCTCGTGACACAGAGGACTTCCATAAGCAGCTCACCACCTGGGTTGTTCCCGCGGAGGACGAAGCGCAACACAGACTAGAATCGCAGGAACTTCAGGAACTCATTGATTCGATCGGGGAACCCCACCGCAGTGCGCTCATGTTGGCATACTTCGGGGAGTACACCCACCAGGAAATCGCCGATGCGACAGGTGTTGCGCTCGGCACTGCTAAGACGCGTGTGCGCGATGGCCTGCAGAAGTTGCGCAAGGCCGTGACATTGAAAGGAGGCCTGTGA
- a CDS encoding anti-sigma factor, whose translation MDKDFEDLFNSAASPVTPPPDLKSAIMARIDDTEQVTDLSSARRNRSGRRFAAVAAAVLLVAGSGVVITQYNGSAPSEAPTESATAQGISEMHAVMDADDARQGQADAMGATLDIVLSSDMGKGGAMVNGQPALADGMGAQVWAVMDDGAMESAGVIGQEPHDDVWMPLPGGTASILVTEEVAAGAEQPSGAVLANVKL comes from the coding sequence ATGGATAAGGATTTCGAGGACCTTTTCAATTCTGCGGCCTCGCCAGTCACGCCGCCGCCGGATCTCAAGAGCGCGATCATGGCGCGTATCGACGACACCGAGCAGGTCACCGACCTTTCCTCCGCCAGGAGAAATCGTTCGGGCCGACGTTTCGCCGCAGTAGCAGCAGCGGTGCTCCTTGTCGCCGGTTCTGGTGTCGTGATCACCCAGTACAACGGAAGCGCCCCGTCAGAAGCTCCCACTGAATCTGCGACGGCTCAGGGCATCAGCGAGATGCACGCCGTCATGGATGCCGACGATGCTCGCCAGGGGCAGGCAGATGCAATGGGTGCAACCCTAGATATCGTGCTCAGTTCTGACATGGGTAAAGGCGGCGCCATGGTCAACGGTCAACCCGCGCTTGCCGACGGCATGGGTGCCCAAGTCTGGGCCGTCATGGACGACGGGGCGATGGAATCCGCCGGCGTCATCGGCCAAGAACCCCACGACGACGTGTGGATGCCGTTGCCAGGCGGTACCGCCTCCATCCTCGTTACCGAGGAAGTTGCCGCCGGCGCAGAACAGCCCTCGGGCGCAGTGTTGGCGAACGTGAAGCTCTAA
- a CDS encoding inositol monophosphatase family protein gives MTEAFINAHRSSSDAELAAALVQHAGGLALRMRAEGLGTEFKTSVSDVVTEADRAAERFVASALEALRPNDGVIGEEGANRPSRTGRTWVIDPVDGTYNFSQGSDYFCSALALIDDSPSPTPTISAIHRPALDTTWVAADGEATRNGVALPTLADAPLAESAVVTYLHPTFMSDDAVREPWLRVVSGAATIRMLGAGSVDLANIAAGQMGAWMQHSVPDWDWLPGKPLVEAVGGRCVKVDAGGVTWCVAGNPQVVDEVAARLRG, from the coding sequence GTGACTGAAGCATTTATCAACGCACACCGTTCCTCCTCCGACGCCGAACTGGCCGCCGCGCTTGTCCAACACGCCGGCGGCCTTGCCCTGCGCATGCGCGCCGAGGGCCTGGGCACGGAGTTCAAAACTTCCGTGTCCGACGTGGTCACGGAGGCGGATCGTGCCGCGGAGCGTTTCGTCGCCAGCGCGCTCGAGGCGCTTCGCCCCAACGACGGCGTCATCGGCGAGGAGGGCGCCAACCGCCCCTCCCGCACCGGACGCACCTGGGTGATCGACCCCGTCGATGGCACCTACAACTTCTCGCAAGGCTCCGACTACTTCTGTTCGGCGCTCGCTCTTATCGACGACTCCCCGTCCCCCACCCCAACCATCTCCGCCATCCACCGCCCTGCACTTGACACCACCTGGGTCGCTGCGGACGGCGAGGCCACCCGCAACGGCGTTGCCCTGCCCACCCTTGCCGACGCCCCGCTCGCCGAAAGCGCGGTGGTGACCTACCTCCACCCCACCTTTATGTCGGATGATGCCGTTCGCGAGCCCTGGCTGCGCGTGGTTTCAGGCGCCGCCACGATCCGCATGCTCGGCGCCGGCTCTGTCGACTTGGCCAACATCGCCGCAGGTCAAATGGGTGCGTGGATGCAGCACTCCGTCCCCGACTGGGATTGGCTGCCCGGCAAGCCGCTCGTCGAGGCCGTCGGTGGTCGCTGCGTCAAGGTCGACGCCGGCGGCGTGACCTGGTGCGTGGCGGGCAACCCCCAGGTGGTCGACGAGGTCGCCGCCCGCCTCCGCGGCTAG